Proteins encoded within one genomic window of Mesorhizobium sp. AR10:
- a CDS encoding alanine racemase, which yields MSAYFATLSDALKAAGVFQPCLLLDLDRLDRNIALVREGLAPGLAVRLVDKSLGCLPLLAHIGKALGTVSFMTFHPPITAAVLKAFPDADMLFGKPIPVGAAKAVLTKSIADWSRVCWLIDTEERLAEYGVLASELGIELRIAFEIDVGLHRGGFASPEALSKALSALPARLHCEGIMAYEAHAPLIPGLFGGPARALAKASALAAAFVACLGEDQRRILNIGGSKTALLHRGDMANEVSMGSAFVLPSDFDTPGLDCFQPAAFIATPILKVVEPTLPGPPAVSRTLQALGLFPRKGCYLYGGKWMAEPVFPAGMKTNSLLGLSSNQQFMGLPGDVSAKPGDYAFLRPTQSEAVLQQFGSIAVLSGGRIVEFWPALPMG from the coding sequence ATGAGCGCCTATTTTGCCACCCTGTCGGACGCACTGAAGGCCGCCGGCGTCTTCCAGCCTTGCCTGTTGCTCGATCTCGACAGGCTGGACCGCAACATCGCGCTGGTCAGGGAAGGACTGGCGCCTGGCCTTGCCGTGCGGCTGGTCGACAAGTCGCTTGGCTGCCTGCCGCTGCTTGCGCATATCGGCAAGGCGCTCGGCACTGTCAGCTTCATGACCTTCCATCCGCCGATCACGGCAGCGGTGCTGAAGGCGTTCCCCGATGCCGACATGCTGTTCGGCAAGCCGATACCGGTCGGCGCGGCAAAGGCAGTGCTGACGAAAAGCATTGCTGACTGGTCACGCGTCTGCTGGCTGATCGACACTGAGGAACGACTGGCGGAGTATGGCGTGCTGGCGAGCGAACTCGGCATCGAACTGCGTATCGCTTTCGAGATCGATGTTGGGCTGCATCGTGGCGGGTTTGCCAGCCCGGAGGCTTTGTCGAAGGCATTGAGCGCGCTGCCGGCTCGGCTGCATTGCGAAGGCATCATGGCTTACGAGGCGCATGCGCCGCTCATTCCTGGCCTGTTCGGCGGGCCGGCAAGGGCGTTGGCGAAGGCCTCAGCGCTGGCGGCTGCGTTTGTTGCCTGCCTCGGCGAAGACCAGCGCCGCATCCTCAACATCGGCGGCAGCAAGACCGCGCTGCTCCACCGTGGTGATATGGCCAACGAAGTGTCGATGGGCTCGGCCTTCGTGCTGCCCAGCGATTTCGACACGCCTGGCCTCGATTGCTTTCAGCCGGCAGCCTTCATCGCAACGCCGATCCTCAAAGTGGTCGAGCCCACGCTGCCGGGTCCGCCGGCTGTTTCCCGGACACTGCAGGCGCTGGGGCTGTTTCCGCGCAAGGGCTGCTATCTCTATGGCGGCAAATGGATGGCCGAACCGGTATTCCCAGCCGGCATGAAGACCAACAGCTTGCTCGGCCTGTCCTCCAACCAGCAATTCATGGGCTTGCCCGGCGATGTGAGCGCCAAGCCCGGCGACTACGCGTTCCTGCGTCCGACGCAGAGCGAGGCGGTGCTGCAGCAGTTCGGCTCGATCGCGGTGCTTTCCGGCGGGCGCATTGTGGAGTTCTGGCCGGCGCTGCCGATGGGGTGA
- a CDS encoding helix-turn-helix domain-containing GNAT family N-acetyltransferase: protein MTLHHQPAKDRIGAVRAFNRFYTRQIGVLDEGWLKSAFSLTEARVLYELAHRDGLTATDLTRDLGLDAGYVSRLLKKFEERGLVERAATEADARRSSITLTPAGRNAFAPLNRDSHDQVAALLDRLAVPEQERLVTAMQTVQRLLGEGPEPKIPYMLRPLQVGDIGWITRHQGMLYAQEHGWDETYEALVAEILGAFVKSFDLKWERSWIAEREGEVVGSVFVVRKSDEVAKLRLLYVEPSARGLGIGKRLVEECIGFARAKGYKTLTLWTNDILVSARRIYEAAGFKLAEEEHHHSFGKDLVGQTWNLQL from the coding sequence ATGACTCTTCATCATCAGCCCGCCAAAGATCGCATCGGTGCGGTGCGGGCCTTCAACCGGTTTTACACCCGCCAGATCGGGGTGCTCGATGAAGGGTGGCTGAAAAGCGCCTTCTCACTGACAGAGGCGCGGGTGCTCTACGAACTGGCGCATCGCGATGGCCTGACCGCCACCGATCTCACGCGCGATCTCGGCCTTGACGCGGGCTACGTCAGCCGGCTGCTGAAGAAGTTCGAGGAGCGCGGCTTGGTCGAGCGCGCCGCGACCGAGGCCGATGCAAGGCGCTCGTCGATCACGCTGACGCCGGCCGGCAGGAATGCCTTCGCGCCGCTCAACCGGGATTCGCACGACCAGGTCGCGGCCTTGCTCGATCGGCTGGCTGTGCCGGAACAGGAGCGGCTGGTCACGGCCATGCAGACGGTTCAGCGTCTGCTGGGCGAGGGTCCTGAGCCCAAAATTCCCTATATGCTGCGGCCTCTGCAGGTCGGAGACATCGGCTGGATCACGCGTCATCAGGGGATGCTCTACGCGCAGGAACATGGCTGGGACGAAACCTATGAGGCGCTGGTCGCCGAGATCCTCGGCGCCTTCGTCAAATCCTTCGACCTAAAATGGGAGCGCAGCTGGATCGCCGAGCGGGAAGGGGAGGTCGTCGGTTCGGTCTTCGTCGTGCGCAAGTCGGACGAGGTGGCGAAGCTTCGCCTGCTCTATGTCGAACCTTCGGCGCGCGGCCTCGGCATCGGCAAGCGGCTGGTCGAGGAATGCATCGGCTTCGCCCGCGCCAAGGGCTACAAGACGCTGACGTTGTGGACCAACGACATCCTTGTCTCAGCACGCCGCATCTACGAGGCGGCCGGCTTCAAGCTTGCCGAGGAGGAGCACCATCATTCCTTCGGCAAGGATCTGGTTGGCCAGACCTGGAACCTGCAGCTGTAG
- a CDS encoding AraC family transcriptional regulator, giving the protein MNPTEKALWFVESHLPEAISLDDVAQSSGVSRFHVTRAFGAATGRSVMGYMRARRLSEAARKLAAGAPDILSVALDAGYNSHEAFTRAFRDQFGTTPELVRAQGSLDNLDLVEPIQMDQSFLSNLEPPRFEISRPFLIAGLGERYSCETSAAIPMQWQRFGPYIGNIPGETGDVAYGVCVNGDDSGNFDYIAGVEVSDFSDLPKELSRVRVPAQKYAVFSHREHISTIRRTVNTIWNKWLPASGHEIADAPEFERYGPEFDPRSGNGGLEIWIPVKS; this is encoded by the coding sequence ATGAACCCGACCGAGAAGGCGCTGTGGTTTGTCGAAAGCCATCTGCCGGAAGCGATCTCGCTCGACGATGTCGCGCAGAGCAGCGGCGTGTCGCGTTTCCATGTGACGCGGGCCTTTGGTGCTGCTACCGGCCGGTCTGTGATGGGCTACATGCGCGCGCGCCGGCTGAGCGAGGCTGCACGCAAGCTTGCCGCTGGCGCACCCGACATTCTCTCGGTCGCGCTCGATGCCGGCTACAACTCGCATGAGGCGTTCACCCGTGCCTTCCGCGACCAGTTCGGCACCACGCCGGAACTGGTTCGCGCGCAAGGCAGCCTAGACAATCTCGATCTCGTGGAGCCGATCCAGATGGACCAGTCCTTTCTCAGCAACCTCGAACCGCCGCGTTTCGAGATCAGCCGTCCCTTCCTCATCGCCGGCCTCGGCGAGCGCTACAGCTGCGAAACCAGCGCCGCCATTCCGATGCAATGGCAGCGGTTTGGTCCCTATATCGGCAACATTCCCGGCGAGACCGGCGACGTTGCCTATGGCGTCTGTGTCAACGGCGACGATTCCGGCAATTTCGACTACATCGCCGGCGTCGAAGTGTCCGATTTTTCCGACCTGCCCAAAGAGCTCAGCCGCGTGCGCGTGCCGGCGCAGAAATACGCCGTGTTTTCGCATCGAGAGCACATTTCGACCATCCGCCGGACGGTCAACACGATCTGGAACAAATGGCTGCCGGCTTCCGGCCACGAGATCGCAGATGCGCCGGAGTTCGAGCGCTACGGGCCCGAATTCGACCCGCGCAGCGGCAATGGCGGGCTGGAAATCTGGATCCCGGTCAAGTCCTAG
- a CDS encoding LacI family DNA-binding transcriptional regulator: MARATATISDVARRAGVSTSTVSHVINGTRLVSPEKTALVNEAIAATGYQPNALARSLARKVSNYVGIAVSAITNPYFSDIICAIENECARLGLLVFLADTRDEPGHELAVVQALQERRVDGIILAPCGDPENATVRYLERSGIPTVLVDRFTASAFDHVGVENKQSVANLVSHLAGFGHRRIGMIGGHAGFSTTTERIEGYRLGLKRHGIVFDPELVQPSNQTFEAAQNSTTALLNLTKRPTGIIAGNNQTTIGAVAAIRNAGLRIPQDISLAGFDDFEWANYFEPRLTLLAQPCDEIGRKAAQMLVERIGGLHAAPRSVRLKSTLVTRTSCAAPAIS; this comes from the coding sequence ATGGCGAGAGCGACTGCAACGATCAGCGACGTCGCCCGCCGCGCCGGAGTGTCCACCTCCACCGTGTCGCACGTCATCAATGGCACGCGCCTGGTCAGCCCGGAGAAAACCGCTCTCGTCAACGAGGCTATCGCCGCGACGGGGTATCAGCCGAACGCGCTGGCACGGTCGCTGGCGCGCAAGGTCAGCAACTATGTCGGCATCGCCGTTTCGGCGATAACCAATCCCTATTTCAGCGACATCATTTGCGCCATCGAGAATGAGTGCGCCCGCCTCGGCCTGCTGGTCTTCCTCGCCGATACCCGCGACGAGCCTGGCCATGAACTGGCCGTCGTTCAGGCGCTGCAGGAGCGAAGGGTCGACGGCATCATCCTGGCCCCCTGTGGCGACCCTGAAAACGCGACCGTCCGCTACCTGGAAAGGAGCGGTATCCCGACCGTGCTCGTCGATCGGTTTACGGCGTCGGCCTTCGATCATGTCGGCGTCGAGAACAAGCAGTCCGTCGCCAATCTGGTTTCGCACCTGGCCGGGTTCGGCCACAGGCGGATCGGCATGATTGGCGGCCATGCCGGCTTCAGCACCACGACGGAGCGCATCGAAGGCTACAGGCTTGGCCTGAAGCGCCACGGGATCGTCTTCGATCCGGAGTTGGTGCAGCCATCGAACCAGACCTTTGAAGCTGCCCAAAACTCGACCACGGCGCTGCTGAACCTGACAAAACGGCCAACCGGTATCATTGCCGGAAACAACCAGACGACGATCGGCGCCGTGGCCGCCATCCGCAATGCCGGCCTGAGGATACCGCAAGACATATCGCTCGCCGGCTTCGACGACTTCGAGTGGGCGAACTACTTCGAACCACGGCTGACCCTGTTGGCGCAGCCCTGCGATGAGATTGGCCGCAAGGCCGCGCAGATGCTTGTCGAACGGATCGGCGGTTTGCACGCCGCGCCACGTTCCGTCCGGTTGAAATCGACCCTTGTCACCCGGACTTCTTGCGCGGCTCCGGCGATTTCCTGA
- a CDS encoding TetR/AcrR family transcriptional regulator, producing the protein MEEARRTATEPRRKPKQERSRERIDAILSTTMRLIGEKGIDAVTMKEVGMQAGGPIATVYHYFPNKSAILAMLYERFSAISRARLIAIVADIGGLDDVMAAADRLLDDYCERVAGDPAIQDLQNAIQADKALQHLDITETRQQAKLFCDHVSPLLEPEKREQFGRVVFLFFQLAGGVVRLALTQDETEGRRTIEDYRSIIHTQMRLFL; encoded by the coding sequence ATGGAAGAAGCAAGGCGAACGGCGACCGAGCCCAGGCGCAAGCCCAAGCAGGAGCGAAGCCGCGAGCGCATCGACGCCATCCTGTCGACGACCATGCGGCTGATCGGCGAGAAGGGTATCGACGCCGTCACCATGAAGGAAGTCGGCATGCAGGCGGGCGGGCCGATCGCTACCGTCTATCATTATTTTCCCAACAAATCGGCGATCCTGGCGATGCTCTATGAGCGGTTCTCCGCAATCAGCCGCGCGCGGCTGATTGCTATCGTCGCCGACATCGGCGGGCTGGACGACGTCATGGCGGCAGCCGACCGCCTGCTCGACGACTATTGCGAGCGCGTCGCCGGCGACCCTGCCATCCAGGATTTGCAGAATGCGATCCAGGCCGACAAGGCGCTGCAGCATCTCGACATCACAGAGACCCGGCAGCAAGCGAAACTGTTCTGCGACCATGTCAGCCCTCTCCTCGAGCCGGAGAAGCGCGAGCAATTCGGACGCGTGGTCTTCCTATTCTTTCAACTTGCCGGTGGCGTCGTGCGTCTTGCACTCACCCAGGACGAAACGGAAGGCCGCCGGACCATCGAGGACTACAGGTCGATCATCCACACCCAGATGCGCCTGTTCCTCTGA
- a CDS encoding MFS transporter has translation MTSTHAERTDNGDWLVGNPTGAQLASALWIGSVGLLILGLQPVLLGALYTEGHVSGDELALVATAEMIMIAIGSAVVAMLLSARNMRWKSAVLLILLALANWWTAHATQQPMMLIAARAVAGLAEGGMVAIATELIARSRRAERIGGYFVTLQTLAQCALALLLALYVIPSAGSAGGFIVLALVCLASTVVAWKVPADYADLPKQEGHFGNVLTAGSLAALLSIFCYFMFFGAIWAFLEPLGAQYGIDARTVGLMVSASLAVQVVGAMTATVLEARIDYRFAIAVIGAVAVASSAVFAGGPGHGAFWAAGLSMGFILLFVVPYQIRLAITADETRTAVLLVPAAQLFGLAIGPIAASLLIDGKDFRPVPEFAAASAAASVALLGLFILVSRRRRVVA, from the coding sequence TTGACGTCAACACATGCTGAGCGCACCGACAATGGCGATTGGCTGGTCGGCAATCCGACCGGCGCCCAGCTTGCCTCGGCATTGTGGATCGGTTCGGTTGGCCTGCTCATCCTCGGCCTGCAACCCGTGCTGCTCGGCGCGCTCTACACCGAGGGACATGTCAGCGGCGACGAACTGGCGCTGGTCGCCACGGCGGAGATGATCATGATCGCCATCGGTTCGGCTGTTGTAGCGATGCTGCTTTCCGCTCGCAACATGCGCTGGAAAAGTGCCGTGCTGCTGATCCTGCTGGCACTGGCCAACTGGTGGACCGCCCATGCCACGCAGCAGCCGATGATGCTGATCGCCGCCCGTGCCGTGGCCGGGCTGGCCGAAGGCGGCATGGTGGCGATCGCCACGGAGCTGATCGCCCGTTCGCGGCGGGCCGAGCGCATTGGCGGCTATTTCGTCACCCTGCAGACGCTGGCGCAATGCGCGCTTGCCCTGCTGTTGGCGCTCTACGTCATCCCGAGCGCCGGATCGGCCGGTGGCTTCATCGTCCTTGCCCTTGTCTGCCTCGCCTCGACGGTCGTCGCCTGGAAGGTGCCGGCCGACTATGCCGACCTGCCCAAGCAGGAAGGACATTTCGGCAATGTGCTCACCGCAGGCTCGCTCGCCGCGCTTTTGAGCATATTCTGCTACTTCATGTTCTTCGGCGCGATCTGGGCTTTTCTCGAGCCGCTCGGTGCGCAATACGGCATCGACGCGCGCACCGTCGGCCTGATGGTTTCGGCCAGCCTCGCCGTCCAGGTCGTTGGCGCGATGACGGCGACCGTGCTCGAGGCGCGTATCGACTACCGCTTCGCCATCGCGGTGATCGGCGCGGTCGCTGTGGCCAGCTCCGCCGTTTTCGCTGGCGGACCCGGCCACGGCGCCTTCTGGGCTGCCGGGCTGAGTATGGGCTTCATCCTGCTGTTTGTCGTTCCCTACCAGATACGGCTGGCGATCACCGCCGACGAGACGCGCACGGCCGTGCTTCTTGTGCCGGCCGCGCAGCTCTTCGGTCTGGCGATAGGGCCGATCGCGGCATCGCTGCTTATCGACGGCAAGGATTTCCGGCCGGTGCCGGAGTTCGCCGCCGCCAGCGCCGCTGCCAGCGTCGCGCTGCTTGGCCTGTTCATCCTTGTGTCGCGCCGCCGCCGTGTGGTTGCCTGA
- a CDS encoding D-arabinono-1,4-lactone oxidase, whose product MSNSWSNWSGYVSAEPQLIASPADAGELGDFIRTAPSPVRVVGAGHSFTPLVKSQGTILSMERFEGLVSHDAQRNQARVRAGTRLGPLMHILQGIGQGLPNMGDIDRQAIGGALGTATHGSGPTLGAYHTQLETVQIVDGLGKVRDVNRARDQEMIHAIGVALGAFGIFTEVTLNNVPTYRLRRRKWVLPIADMLRDFEVMMAAHRSAEFYYIPFSGYAQFIASDLSDAAPTARPPEEDEAGLRTLRRLRTALAWLPSLRGRLIRSAIAKLPAEDYVQDWLNVYASDRQTRFNEMEYHLPFEEGPKALAEIIELTEKHFPEVYFPMEVRTVAPDEFWLSPFYKRLTCSIAIHHDAASDPQPFMRAAEPIFRKYGGRPHWGKMHSLKAAELKKLYPRWDDAMAVRRDIDPENRFVSPYMAGLFGIEP is encoded by the coding sequence ATGTCGAACAGCTGGAGCAACTGGTCTGGCTATGTCAGTGCCGAACCGCAGCTGATCGCCAGCCCGGCCGACGCCGGCGAACTTGGCGATTTCATACGCACGGCACCGAGCCCGGTGCGCGTCGTCGGCGCCGGGCATTCCTTCACGCCGCTGGTGAAGTCGCAAGGCACGATCCTGTCGATGGAGAGGTTCGAGGGACTGGTGTCGCATGATGCTCAGCGGAACCAGGCGCGTGTGCGGGCAGGGACACGGCTCGGCCCGCTCATGCACATCCTGCAAGGCATTGGCCAGGGCCTGCCCAACATGGGCGACATCGACCGCCAGGCGATCGGCGGCGCGCTGGGTACCGCGACCCATGGCTCGGGGCCGACGCTCGGCGCCTATCACACGCAGCTGGAGACGGTGCAGATCGTCGACGGGCTTGGCAAAGTCCGCGACGTCAATCGGGCAAGAGATCAGGAGATGATCCACGCCATCGGCGTCGCGCTCGGCGCCTTCGGCATCTTCACTGAAGTGACGCTGAACAACGTGCCGACCTACCGGCTGCGCCGCCGCAAATGGGTGCTGCCGATCGCCGACATGTTGCGCGATTTCGAGGTGATGATGGCCGCGCATCGGTCGGCCGAATTCTACTACATTCCGTTTTCCGGCTACGCGCAGTTCATTGCCAGCGACCTCAGTGACGCCGCACCCACCGCGCGGCCGCCTGAAGAAGACGAGGCTGGCTTAAGGACGCTGCGCAGGCTGCGCACCGCGCTTGCCTGGCTGCCGTCGCTGCGTGGCCGGCTGATCCGCTCGGCGATCGCCAAGCTGCCGGCAGAGGACTACGTGCAGGACTGGCTCAACGTCTATGCCAGCGACCGGCAGACGAGGTTCAACGAGATGGAATATCATCTGCCGTTCGAGGAAGGCCCGAAGGCGCTGGCAGAAATCATCGAACTGACGGAGAAGCACTTTCCCGAGGTCTATTTCCCGATGGAAGTGCGCACCGTCGCCCCCGACGAATTCTGGCTCTCGCCATTCTACAAGCGGCTCACCTGCTCGATCGCCATCCACCATGACGCGGCGAGCGATCCGCAGCCGTTCATGCGGGCGGCCGAGCCGATCTTCCGCAAATATGGTGGGCGACCGCACTGGGGCAAGATGCACAGCCTGAAGGCGGCGGAGCTGAAAAAGCTCTATCCGCGCTGGGATGACGCCATGGCGGTGCGCCGCGACATCGATCCCGAAAACCGCTTCGTGTCGCCTTACATGGCCGGCCTTTTCGGTATCGAACCATGA